The following proteins come from a genomic window of Natronosalvus vescus:
- the nadC gene encoding carboxylating nicotinate-nucleotide diphosphorylase, with protein MIADGQTERWLQEDLGHHDVTNDVPGTTIGRLVAKEPGVVAGLEAGRAVFEYLGVDILEAVPDGATIDAGDTVLQVEGAARAILRGERVAVNLVGHASGIATRTSRVVAVAREESAHVRIAATRKTTPGLRGLEKRAVVAGGGDTHRLDLSHMVMIKDNHIAEMGLEEAVAHFRDRISFATKIDVEVESVDDAVRAADAGADIVLLDNMSPATVREAVDTLEQADHGGLLTEASGGITLETVAEYAATGVDVISMGSLTHSAPSLDLSFRTGTGV; from the coding sequence ATGATAGCCGACGGACAGACCGAGCGCTGGCTGCAGGAGGATCTCGGCCACCACGACGTCACCAATGACGTGCCGGGCACGACAATCGGTCGACTCGTTGCCAAAGAACCCGGCGTCGTCGCCGGACTCGAGGCCGGCCGGGCTGTGTTCGAGTATCTCGGCGTCGACATCCTCGAGGCGGTGCCGGACGGGGCGACGATCGACGCTGGCGATACGGTGCTCCAGGTCGAAGGGGCCGCTCGAGCCATCCTTCGGGGGGAACGGGTCGCCGTGAATCTCGTCGGTCACGCCTCGGGAATCGCAACGCGCACGTCCCGGGTCGTCGCCGTGGCCCGCGAGGAGTCAGCTCACGTCCGGATTGCCGCCACCCGAAAGACAACCCCTGGGCTTCGCGGCCTCGAGAAGCGCGCCGTCGTCGCCGGCGGTGGCGACACCCACCGCCTCGACCTCTCGCACATGGTGATGATCAAGGACAACCACATCGCCGAGATGGGACTCGAGGAGGCGGTGGCACACTTTCGCGACCGAATCTCGTTCGCAACGAAGATCGACGTCGAAGTCGAGTCCGTCGACGATGCTGTTCGGGCGGCCGACGCGGGAGCCGATATCGTCCTCCTCGACAATATGTCCCCGGCAACCGTTCGGGAAGCGGTCGACACACTCGAGCAGGCTGACCACGGCGGCTTGTTGACGGAGGCCAGCGGCGGGATCACGCTCGAGACCGTAGCCGAGTACGCCGCCACAGGCGTCGACGTGATCTCGATGGGGTCGCTCACCCACTCGGCACCGTCGCTCGACCTGTCGTTTCGAACGGGGACTGGCGTGTAA
- a CDS encoding mechanosensitive ion channel family protein, with protein sequence MITLLADLFEEVPAWQATLILVGVSVAIAVALEVVVLRSLLRYTSRTKTEYDYILVGELRMPVVVTVALAGVYLLTQIPTVNQNVLLTTEQLDMFFGRPSLSVIIVAWAFAANRVVNRFVEEVKDKGSRFDFAPVFSNVWTLVVFVGTIGALMSIWEYSITPLLGAAGVAGIAVGFAARDTVANFFGGIALYFDDTYKLGDYITLDSGEAGTVVKVGVRSTTLMMRDEVLITVPNAALNASKVVNQSAPQRRKRLKVPIGVAYGTDIDDFEALVLEIAESESLVLESPKPRMRFRSFGDSALEYELLCWVGSPVRANKARHKLNRAIYKELMNAGIEIPFPQRDVRVIPADGDTTSSQVPAETVLLDDPDSSGSVQAGD encoded by the coding sequence ATTATCACCCTGTTGGCCGATCTGTTCGAGGAGGTACCGGCCTGGCAGGCGACGCTAATCCTGGTCGGCGTCTCGGTCGCCATCGCGGTCGCCCTCGAAGTGGTCGTCCTCCGGTCGCTGTTGCGATACACCAGTCGAACGAAGACGGAGTACGACTACATCCTCGTGGGCGAACTCAGGATGCCGGTCGTGGTGACCGTGGCGCTCGCCGGGGTCTATCTGTTGACGCAGATCCCGACGGTGAACCAGAATGTGCTCCTGACGACGGAGCAACTGGACATGTTCTTCGGTCGACCCTCGCTCTCGGTGATCATCGTCGCCTGGGCGTTCGCCGCCAACCGGGTCGTCAACCGGTTCGTCGAGGAGGTCAAGGACAAGGGCTCGCGCTTTGACTTCGCGCCAGTCTTTTCGAACGTCTGGACGCTGGTCGTCTTCGTCGGCACGATCGGTGCGCTCATGTCAATCTGGGAGTACAGCATCACGCCGCTACTCGGGGCCGCTGGCGTCGCCGGTATCGCCGTCGGGTTCGCCGCGCGGGACACCGTCGCTAACTTCTTCGGCGGGATCGCGCTCTACTTCGACGACACGTACAAACTCGGCGATTACATCACCCTCGACTCCGGTGAGGCCGGCACCGTCGTCAAAGTCGGCGTTCGATCGACGACGCTCATGATGCGCGACGAGGTGCTGATCACCGTCCCGAACGCTGCGCTCAACGCGTCGAAGGTTGTCAACCAGTCGGCACCCCAGCGTCGCAAACGGCTCAAGGTGCCGATCGGCGTCGCCTACGGGACGGATATCGACGATTTCGAAGCTCTCGTGCTCGAGATCGCCGAGAGCGAATCCCTGGTTCTCGAGTCGCCAAAGCCACGGATGCGGTTTCGGAGCTTCGGTGACTCGGCGCTCGAGTACGAACTCCTGTGCTGGGTCGGCTCGCCCGTCCGGGCGAACAAGGCGCGCCACAAACTGAATCGTGCCATCTACAAAGAACTGATGAACGCGGGGATCGAGATCCCGTTCCCACAGCGGGACGTCCGGGTGATTCCAGCAGACGGCGATACGACCTCGAGTCAGGTACCGGCGGAGACTGTATTACTCGACGATCCCGACTCGAGCGGGAGCGTTCAGGCTGGGGACTAA
- a CDS encoding lysoplasmalogenase, with protein MNGVRNWLPGAILLTGVFYIGFGPSDPLWLSLVFKALPMVLIIAYAALLLPPQRRRVHTFVLVGLGFCVVGDVTLHWFLIGLTAFLVGHVCYLVGFLTRARATRARVASVVPLALFGVAIGVPLLSAIQSAGDTELLLPVALYIVVILSMAWAAILTGNRWAIAGSLLFVTSDAILSWNMFVQDLAFSGPAIMVTYYSAQFLIARSVAAFR; from the coding sequence ATGAACGGCGTGCGGAACTGGCTGCCGGGAGCGATCCTGCTCACGGGCGTATTCTACATCGGCTTCGGCCCGAGCGACCCGTTGTGGCTGTCGCTCGTTTTCAAGGCACTTCCGATGGTGTTGATCATTGCCTACGCAGCCCTCCTGTTGCCACCGCAGCGACGACGGGTACACACGTTCGTACTCGTCGGACTGGGATTCTGTGTGGTCGGCGACGTCACCCTTCACTGGTTTCTGATTGGGCTGACCGCGTTTCTCGTCGGCCACGTCTGCTACCTGGTGGGGTTTCTGACTCGAGCGCGGGCGACGCGGGCTCGGGTTGCGTCAGTCGTCCCACTCGCCCTCTTTGGCGTCGCCATCGGTGTCCCACTGCTGTCGGCGATTCAGAGCGCTGGTGACACGGAACTCCTGCTTCCGGTTGCCCTGTACATCGTGGTGATTTTGTCGATGGCCTGGGCGGCGATTCTGACCGGAAACCGGTGGGCTATCGCCGGCAGCCTGCTGTTCGTCACCTCGGATGCGATCCTCTCGTGGAATATGTTCGTTCAGGATCTGGCGTTTTCAGGGCCGGCGATCATGGTCACCTACTACAGTGCGCAGTTTTTGATCGCTCGAAGCGTCGCTGCGTTTCGGTGA
- a CDS encoding L-aspartate oxidase encodes MTESSTPDTADVLVVGTGIAGCASALAAAREGADVLVLTKATRPEDASTDWAQGGISTTRGDPDRLKTDIIEASDGTADPAAVDVLVEHADDAVEDVLLETLEIGFDETSEGEFDYTREAAHSDSRILHVDASTGTHILRPFLNHLDGLANVEIRADTAALELLTHEGRVHGVLTDESSTGHPVYAGTTVLATGGIGSLYGRSTNPAGSTGDGIAMAALAGAEVADLEYVQFHPTAYAGNGSVEGRDGDEGEPTFLLSEALRGEGALLENAGGERFMHEYHPDAELAPRDVVARAVARERERTGEVVLDVSPLDFEREFPDLAAKCRERGLKGDRIPVAPCEHFLCGGVEVDHRGQTTLDRLYAVGECSRTGVHGANRLASTSLLEGLVWGLRAGEHAAGLETEPEIVEAPDLRNCDPALPPRFAAEKFTRLQQTMDGALGLERTHDEVARAGAILRRLKGEVDAYVRTRTARDLYELRNASVTALLIARAASENRDSVGCHHVVDDMHNVTPDPQH; translated from the coding sequence ATGACCGAGTCCAGCACACCCGACACCGCGGACGTCCTCGTCGTCGGCACCGGCATCGCCGGCTGTGCGAGCGCGCTTGCGGCAGCACGCGAGGGTGCCGACGTCCTCGTCCTCACGAAAGCAACCCGCCCCGAAGACGCGAGCACCGACTGGGCCCAGGGCGGCATCTCGACGACCCGCGGCGACCCCGACCGCCTGAAAACCGACATTATCGAGGCCAGCGACGGCACCGCCGACCCGGCCGCTGTCGACGTTCTGGTCGAACACGCCGACGACGCCGTCGAGGACGTGCTGCTCGAGACCCTCGAGATCGGCTTCGACGAGACGAGCGAGGGTGAATTCGACTACACCCGGGAGGCCGCCCACTCCGACTCGCGCATCCTCCACGTCGACGCCTCGACGGGAACGCACATCCTGCGCCCGTTCCTCAACCACCTCGACGGCCTCGCGAACGTCGAGATTCGCGCCGACACCGCGGCCCTCGAGTTACTCACCCACGAGGGCCGCGTCCACGGCGTGCTGACCGACGAGTCGTCGACGGGCCACCCGGTCTACGCCGGAACGACCGTGCTGGCGACCGGCGGCATCGGTTCGCTCTACGGCCGGTCGACCAACCCCGCGGGATCGACCGGCGACGGCATCGCCATGGCCGCCCTCGCCGGGGCCGAGGTGGCCGACCTCGAGTACGTGCAGTTTCATCCGACGGCCTATGCAGGCAATGGCAGCGTCGAGGGTCGAGACGGCGACGAGGGTGAGCCCACGTTCCTCCTCTCCGAAGCCCTCCGCGGCGAGGGAGCGCTGCTCGAGAACGCCGGCGGCGAACGGTTCATGCACGAGTACCACCCGGACGCCGAACTCGCTCCGCGGGACGTCGTCGCGCGCGCCGTTGCCCGGGAACGCGAGCGAACGGGAGAAGTCGTCCTCGACGTCTCTCCGCTCGACTTCGAGCGCGAGTTCCCCGACCTCGCCGCGAAATGTCGCGAGCGCGGCCTGAAGGGTGATCGAATCCCCGTCGCCCCCTGCGAACACTTCCTCTGTGGCGGCGTCGAGGTCGACCACCGGGGCCAGACCACACTCGACCGACTATACGCCGTGGGCGAGTGCTCCCGAACCGGCGTCCACGGCGCGAACCGCCTGGCGAGCACGAGCCTGCTCGAGGGACTCGTCTGGGGCCTTCGCGCCGGCGAGCACGCCGCAGGACTCGAGACCGAACCCGAAATCGTCGAGGCGCCCGACCTGCGCAACTGCGATCCCGCCCTCCCACCGCGGTTCGCCGCGGAGAAGTTCACCAGACTGCAGCAGACGATGGACGGTGCTCTCGGTCTCGAGCGAACCCACGACGAGGTCGCTCGAGCGGGCGCGATTCTCCGGCGACTCAAAGGCGAGGTCGACGCCTACGTTCGGACGCGAACGGCTCGTGACCTCTACGAACTCAGGAACGCCAGCGTCACGGCGCTCTTGATCGCTCGAGCGGCGAGTGAGAACCGCGACTCCGTCGGCTGTCACCACGTGGTCGATGACATGCACAACGTGACTCCTGATCCACAGCACTGA
- the nadA gene encoding quinolinate synthase NadA, whose translation MVTMETTELDTELSLFKYDTLEQLPPRYRELEADERTRRIEAALEELGDDVVILGHNYQRQEIVEHADFVGDSYQLSVEAAESDAEYVVFGGVTFMAESADIITDDDQTVILPSMEASCPMAGMAEALQVDAAWAEITAAAPDTDIIPITYMNSYADLKAFCASQGGLVCTSSNAHRAFEWAFERGDKVLFLPDKHLGENTAHRLGMEDRIATWDPWDPAGKDPEKVAEADIVLWDGYCQVHERFRVEHIEQVRDANPDAKVIVHPECRREVVEAADKAGSTAEICRTVEEADPGDTWAIGTEIHLTRHLQRWHPDVEVVPLCGDACMDCNAMRQIDPNYLTWVLEELVAGRERNVIEVAPEEKELAKVALERMLEV comes from the coding sequence ATGGTTACAATGGAAACAACGGAGCTGGACACCGAACTCAGTCTCTTCAAATACGATACGCTCGAGCAATTACCACCGAGGTATCGCGAGCTCGAAGCCGACGAACGCACGCGGCGGATCGAGGCCGCGCTCGAGGAACTGGGTGACGACGTGGTGATTCTGGGGCACAACTATCAGCGCCAGGAGATCGTCGAACACGCCGACTTCGTGGGCGACTCCTACCAGTTGTCGGTCGAAGCCGCCGAGAGCGACGCTGAGTACGTAGTCTTCGGCGGCGTGACGTTCATGGCCGAGTCGGCGGACATCATCACCGACGACGACCAGACCGTCATCCTGCCGAGTATGGAGGCCTCCTGTCCGATGGCGGGGATGGCCGAGGCCCTCCAGGTCGACGCCGCGTGGGCGGAGATCACGGCCGCCGCCCCCGACACTGACATCATCCCGATCACGTACATGAACTCCTACGCCGACCTGAAGGCGTTCTGTGCGAGTCAGGGCGGTCTCGTGTGTACGTCCTCGAACGCCCACCGCGCCTTCGAGTGGGCGTTCGAGCGCGGCGACAAAGTCCTCTTCCTGCCCGACAAACACCTGGGTGAGAACACCGCCCACCGACTCGGGATGGAAGACCGCATCGCGACGTGGGATCCCTGGGATCCCGCGGGGAAAGACCCCGAGAAAGTCGCCGAGGCGGACATCGTCCTCTGGGACGGCTACTGCCAGGTGCACGAACGCTTCCGCGTCGAGCACATCGAGCAGGTTCGCGACGCGAACCCGGATGCGAAGGTTATCGTCCACCCCGAGTGCCGCCGCGAGGTCGTCGAGGCCGCCGACAAGGCCGGCTCAACCGCCGAGATTTGTCGTACCGTCGAGGAGGCCGACCCCGGCGACACCTGGGCGATCGGCACCGAAATCCACCTGACGCGTCACCTCCAGCGCTGGCACCCCGACGTCGAGGTCGTGCCCCTCTGTGGCGACGCCTGCATGGACTGCAACGCCATGCGTCAGATCGATCCGAACTACCTGACCTGGGTGCTCGAGGAACTGGTCGCCGGTCGAGAGCGCAACGTCATCGAGGTCGCTCCCGAAGAGAAGGAGTTAGCGAAGGTGGCCCTCGAGCGGATGCTCGAGGTCTGA
- the gfo6 gene encoding D-xylose 1-dehydrogenase Gfo6, producing MALEDTFDHFTRRDWDRDDVDGTVRLAIVGVGGFARNRAIPGIEAGQYCETTTLVTSSPDRLEDDLVEDVDHCIDYDAYLEGEAADAYDAVYVATPNALHGKYAIPGAERGKHVICEKPLDVSVEAARDIVDACEAAGVTLMTAYRLQVEPTIRRARDLVESGAIGDVVQIHGGFSHPLLEHTGPETWRLDPELSGGGALVDLGIYPLNTIRFVLDCDPVCVYANAQSDGGPFDEVDKHVAFQFVMSTGATASCTASFDAHAASRLQFVGTDGMISVSSPFGGTVPQEMVVESGDLRMEYTGPPVDEVSEEFDYFGCCVLTGTTPEPDGYDALADLRVIEAAYESYESRTEIRFD from the coding sequence ATGGCACTCGAGGACACCTTCGACCACTTCACCCGACGTGACTGGGATCGAGACGACGTCGACGGCACCGTGCGACTCGCCATCGTCGGTGTCGGCGGCTTCGCGCGCAACCGGGCGATCCCCGGTATCGAGGCGGGACAGTACTGCGAGACGACGACTCTCGTCACGAGTTCACCGGATCGTCTCGAGGACGACCTCGTCGAGGACGTCGACCACTGCATCGATTACGACGCCTACCTCGAGGGGGAGGCCGCCGACGCTTACGACGCGGTGTACGTGGCGACGCCCAATGCCCTCCACGGAAAGTACGCCATCCCGGGCGCCGAACGGGGCAAACACGTCATCTGTGAGAAGCCCCTCGACGTCTCGGTCGAGGCGGCCCGAGATATCGTCGACGCCTGCGAGGCAGCCGGTGTCACCCTGATGACCGCCTATCGTCTCCAGGTCGAACCGACGATCAGACGGGCACGAGACCTGGTCGAATCGGGTGCCATCGGCGACGTCGTCCAGATTCATGGCGGATTCTCTCACCCGCTGCTCGAACACACCGGCCCCGAGACGTGGCGGCTGGATCCCGAACTCTCCGGCGGTGGCGCGCTGGTCGACCTCGGCATCTACCCGCTGAACACCATTCGGTTCGTGCTCGACTGCGATCCCGTCTGCGTCTACGCGAACGCACAGTCGGACGGGGGGCCGTTCGACGAGGTGGACAAACACGTCGCGTTCCAGTTCGTCATGTCGACGGGCGCGACGGCATCCTGTACCGCCAGTTTCGACGCCCACGCCGCCAGTCGGCTCCAGTTCGTCGGCACCGACGGCATGATCTCCGTCTCCTCGCCCTTCGGCGGCACCGTCCCACAGGAGATGGTCGTCGAGAGCGGCGACTTACGCATGGAGTACACCGGCCCGCCGGTCGACGAGGTCAGCGAGGAGTTCGACTACTTCGGCTGCTGTGTCCTGACGGGGACGACGCCCGAACCCGACGGCTACGACGCGCTCGCGGATCTTCGGGTGATCGAGGCGGCCTACGAGTCATACGAGTCAAGAACGGAGATTCGATTCGACTGA
- a CDS encoding heavy metal translocating P-type ATPase, which translates to MTNHDSTKTNDRHDGHEGRIRSTRPTDQDCPCCRVCGLTAGKGDPPRETPTHHEHASMDEDEKGSVHDQEMGDEHVHGVGDEHDHGTTEEHRDDHRHEAHVDHAGHETMFKQRFFVCLVLALPVLYYSPMLQGWFGYAAIAFTGSWLVGPLFGTIVFLYGGIPFLRMGAVEVQNREPGMMLLISLAITVAFVYSVAAITLDIGEPFFWELVTLVVIFLLGHWIEMRSVRRASGALDELAELMPDTAERMTEDGDTESVRVDDLREGNLVLVRPGANIPADGVVEEGESNVTEAMITGESRPIKKEPGAEVIGGTTNRDGSLRVRVTATGDETTLSGIMRLVEEAQESRSRTQVLADRAAGWLFYAAIAVAAITAVAWTIAVGFGLPVVERVVTVLVIACPHALGLAVPLVVAINTSMAAKNGMLVRDRIAMEEARNLDTIVFDKTGTLTEGEQGVVDVATTTDWDEDELLAVMAAAEADSEHMIAAAIRDAARERGLSVPDVREFEALEGRGVRATVDVEAAPTPGVDGGPVQDGETVYVGGPNLLRHLEVEPNADLERFADDAGSRGQGVVYLLRDEEAVGAVALADVVRDESFDAIDALNSMGIDVAMLTGDSEAVARAVAEELGIETYFAEVLPDDKDTKIVELQEQGNLVAMVGDGVNDAPALTRADVGIAIGSGTDVAVEAADVVLVENDPRDVARLVRLSRKSYRKMQENLVWAAGYNVFALPLAAGLLAPIGILLSPAVGAILMSASTVIVAVNAQLLRRVELSA; encoded by the coding sequence ATGACAAACCACGATTCGACGAAGACCAACGACCGACACGACGGCCACGAGGGGAGGATCCGCTCCACCAGGCCAACTGATCAGGATTGCCCGTGTTGTCGCGTGTGCGGGTTGACCGCTGGGAAGGGCGACCCCCCTCGAGAGACGCCGACACACCACGAACACGCCTCGATGGACGAGGACGAAAAGGGCAGCGTACACGATCAGGAGATGGGCGACGAACACGTTCACGGGGTGGGCGACGAGCACGACCACGGAACGACAGAGGAACACCGAGACGATCATCGTCACGAGGCACACGTCGACCACGCCGGTCACGAAACGATGTTCAAGCAGCGCTTTTTCGTCTGTCTCGTTCTCGCGCTCCCGGTTCTCTACTACAGTCCGATGCTCCAGGGGTGGTTCGGGTACGCCGCGATCGCGTTCACTGGTAGTTGGCTCGTCGGCCCGCTCTTTGGCACGATCGTCTTCCTCTACGGCGGGATCCCGTTCCTTCGGATGGGCGCTGTCGAGGTGCAAAACCGCGAGCCAGGGATGATGCTGCTGATCTCGTTGGCGATCACCGTCGCGTTCGTCTACAGCGTCGCGGCGATCACGCTGGACATCGGGGAGCCGTTCTTCTGGGAACTCGTCACGCTGGTCGTCATCTTCCTGCTCGGCCACTGGATCGAGATGCGAAGCGTCCGTCGTGCGTCGGGTGCGCTCGACGAACTGGCCGAACTGATGCCGGACACGGCCGAGCGAATGACGGAAGACGGCGACACGGAATCGGTTCGTGTCGATGACCTGCGGGAAGGCAACCTGGTGCTCGTTCGCCCAGGGGCGAACATTCCGGCGGACGGCGTCGTCGAGGAGGGCGAGTCGAACGTCACGGAGGCGATGATCACGGGGGAGTCACGCCCGATCAAGAAAGAACCCGGGGCAGAGGTGATCGGCGGGACGACGAATCGGGACGGGAGCCTCCGTGTTCGCGTCACGGCGACCGGCGACGAAACGACGCTGTCGGGTATCATGCGTCTCGTCGAGGAGGCCCAGGAGAGTCGGTCTCGAACGCAGGTGCTCGCGGATCGGGCGGCAGGCTGGTTGTTTTACGCGGCGATAGCGGTGGCAGCGATTACCGCCGTGGCGTGGACGATCGCCGTCGGATTCGGATTGCCGGTCGTCGAGCGCGTGGTCACGGTGCTCGTCATCGCCTGTCCGCACGCGCTCGGACTCGCCGTTCCGCTGGTCGTCGCGATCAATACGTCGATGGCGGCGAAAAACGGCATGCTCGTTCGCGATCGAATCGCGATGGAGGAAGCGCGGAACCTGGACACGATCGTCTTCGACAAGACGGGAACCCTCACGGAAGGCGAGCAGGGAGTCGTCGATGTCGCCACGACGACTGACTGGGACGAAGACGAACTCCTGGCGGTGATGGCTGCAGCCGAAGCCGACTCCGAACACATGATCGCGGCGGCGATACGTGACGCGGCTCGTGAACGAGGACTTTCCGTACCCGATGTACGAGAGTTCGAGGCGCTCGAAGGACGAGGCGTCCGTGCGACGGTCGACGTGGAAGCTGCTCCAACACCCGGCGTGGACGGTGGGCCCGTACAGGACGGGGAAACGGTCTACGTCGGCGGGCCAAACCTGCTTCGCCACCTCGAGGTCGAACCCAACGCGGATCTCGAGCGGTTCGCCGACGACGCCGGTTCCCGCGGTCAGGGGGTCGTCTACCTGCTCCGAGACGAGGAGGCGGTCGGCGCCGTTGCGCTGGCCGACGTCGTTCGCGACGAGAGTTTCGACGCCATCGACGCGCTCAACTCGATGGGGATCGACGTGGCGATGTTGACCGGTGACTCCGAAGCCGTCGCCCGCGCCGTCGCCGAGGAACTCGGTATCGAGACCTACTTCGCCGAAGTTCTTCCGGACGACAAGGACACGAAAATCGTCGAGCTTCAGGAGCAAGGAAACCTGGTGGCGATGGTGGGCGACGGGGTGAACGACGCGCCGGCCCTCACGCGTGCCGACGTGGGTATCGCCATCGGTTCGGGAACCGACGTCGCCGTGGAGGCCGCCGACGTCGTCCTCGTCGAAAACGACCCTCGAGACGTCGCCCGCCTCGTTCGATTGAGTCGGAAAAGCTACCGGAAGATGCAGGAGAACCTCGTGTGGGCGGCCGGCTACAACGTGTTCGCGCTGCCGCTCGCAGCGGGACTCCTCGCGCCGATCGGGATCCTGTTGTCCCCGGCGGTCGGCGCGATTCTCATGTCGGCCAGTACGGTGATCGTCGCCGTAAACGCCCAGCTGTTACGCCGCGTTGAGCTCTCGGCGTGA
- a CDS encoding helix-turn-helix transcriptional regulator, with amino-acid sequence MKRTRADGVALILLSVLLLAGGLVTWQAYRQWVALEEMGNHMGMSATAVHGTHPLWYLIGTIVVVSVVGGVYVLVRERLIDEEATTASPDANKGTSRGVDPTDTPITSGPAGGRASASDVPDRDRRVLDLLPEDERRVLEPVLESPGLTQIALRDRSNFSKSKVSQTVTDLEKRGLLYREPQGRTYRVYPADDLALTG; translated from the coding sequence GTGAAGCGAACGCGCGCCGATGGGGTTGCTCTCATCCTGCTTAGTGTCCTCCTTCTCGCCGGAGGGCTCGTGACGTGGCAGGCCTACCGACAGTGGGTGGCCCTCGAGGAGATGGGGAACCATATGGGTATGTCCGCCACAGCAGTCCACGGCACGCACCCGCTCTGGTACCTCATTGGAACCATCGTTGTCGTTAGCGTCGTCGGTGGCGTGTACGTACTCGTTCGTGAACGACTCATCGACGAAGAGGCGACTACGGCCTCACCTGACGCGAATAAAGGAACCTCTCGTGGGGTCGACCCGACTGACACTCCCATAACGTCTGGCCCTGCTGGTGGTCGGGCGTCGGCGAGCGACGTCCCGGATCGAGACCGACGCGTCCTCGATCTCCTCCCTGAGGACGAACGCCGTGTTCTCGAACCCGTTCTCGAGTCTCCGGGATTGACCCAGATCGCCCTCCGTGATCGGTCGAATTTTTCGAAGAGCAAAGTTAGCCAGACGGTCACCGATCTGGAGAAACGAGGGCTGTTGTATCGCGAACCGCAGGGGAGAACGTATCGCGTCTACCCCGCGGACGATCTCGCGCTGACGGGGTGA